ATTTCTCGTCGAAGCAGATCACCTTCGGAAGCTGGCTGACTTGGGTCGCGGAGCATATGGCATTGTGGAGAAAATGTTGCACCAACCGTCGGGCACGGTAATGGCGGTGAAGCGTATTACGGTCACGAGCGGCATGGGAGCGGCGGGCGGTGCCGGTGGTGGCATACAGTCGCAGGAGCAAAAGCGATTACTGATGGACTTGGACGTGTCGATGCGAGCCAGCGATTGTCGGCATACGGTTCAGTTCTACGGCGCATTGTTTCGCGAGGGCGATGTCTGGATCTGCATGGAGGTGATGGACACGAGCATTGATAAATTCTACCCCGTAGTGTATAAGCGGCAGGGGCGTACCATTCCGGAGCACATCCTCGCCAGCATTGCGCGGGCTATCGTGCGTGCCCTGCACTACTTGCACATGAAGCTGAGCGTCATCCATCGGGATGTGAAACCATCGAACGTACTGATGAACCGCCGCGGGGAAGTTAAAATGTGCGATTTCGGAATTTCCGGTAAGCAACAGCGCGCTCTCTTGTCTTTTTGTGTGCGAGGGAGTTTACTAAGGTCtaggattgttttttaaatgtttcttcctCTTGCAGGGTACCTGGTGGACTCGGTTGCCAAAACGATTGATGCCGGCTGCAAACCGTACATGGCACCGGAGCGGATCGATCCGACGCGCAGCAAAGCGCAAGGCTATGATATTAAGTCGGACGTGTGGTCGCTCGGCATCACGATGGTCGAGATAGCAACCGGGAAATTCCCGTACGCCACCTGGCGGACGCCCTTCGAGCA
This region of Anopheles coustani chromosome X, idAnoCousDA_361_x.2, whole genome shotgun sequence genomic DNA includes:
- the LOC131268706 gene encoding dual specificity mitogen-activated protein kinase kinase 6; amino-acid sequence: MNARKGKPNLKVKLEPSSSGSGSSVPDSAENATPRNLDKRATLTVGERSFLVEADHLRKLADLGRGAYGIVEKMLHQPSGTVMAVKRITVTSGMGAAGGAGGGIQSQEQKRLLMDLDVSMRASDCRHTVQFYGALFREGDVWICMEVMDTSIDKFYPVVYKRQGRTIPEHILASIARAIVRALHYLHMKLSVIHRDVKPSNVLMNRRGEVKMCDFGISGYLVDSVAKTIDAGCKPYMAPERIDPTRSKAQGYDIKSDVWSLGITMVEIATGKFPYATWRTPFEQLKQVVTDEPPRLPQRAAPGSDEFSAEFHAFINSCLQKDYQQRANYEQLLAMDFMKRPDDGDEISDMAQYVCAILDERDGPLGDGGSSSNGE